Proteins from one uncultured Desulfuromonas sp. genomic window:
- a CDS encoding molybdopterin molybdotransferase MoeA, whose protein sequence is MSPVSYPDALRSLLAAVSPVGKETVCIGDALHRITAETVLAPQPLPNSRRSAVDGYALVDVTRRQWRVTGSRAAGDLATEPLAEEDALAVMTGGGVPDNATAVVRVEESHQFGETLRLADGVVANGNINECGHELMPGSTLLDAGCRMDAIRHSTLCYAGVSDLCVYRPLRVGVMLSGGELLTPGAPPRLGSSYECHRALLQPILEQLGCQCTFVGPVADQPQQIHNTVEQLAQHHDLIVTSGGVSMGKYDFVRPLLQQQEFELVVDRTKIKPGSPLLAAKRGEQLFVAMPGYPAAFLVNLFLYLVPVIKRLAGWQHYATVWRDEVLDAPLRGRIGRSDLIRIEKRAEKVAPLADQLTSHYCGFARAEGLAWLDETRSHATAGETVAVCWFHSLVNDGGP, encoded by the coding sequence ATGTCACCTGTCTCCTACCCTGATGCACTGCGTTCCCTTCTGGCGGCTGTCTCGCCGGTTGGCAAAGAAACAGTTTGCATTGGTGATGCGCTGCATCGCATTACGGCTGAAACAGTGCTGGCACCGCAGCCGTTACCCAACAGTCGGCGCAGTGCTGTGGATGGTTACGCACTCGTTGACGTGACGCGTCGTCAGTGGCGGGTGACCGGCAGCCGTGCCGCGGGTGATCTGGCAACGGAACCTCTGGCCGAAGAAGATGCCCTGGCGGTGATGACCGGAGGTGGCGTCCCTGATAATGCCACGGCTGTTGTGCGGGTGGAGGAGAGTCATCAGTTTGGTGAGACCCTGCGGTTGGCGGATGGTGTGGTTGCCAATGGGAATATCAATGAGTGCGGTCATGAGCTGATGCCCGGATCCACCTTGTTGGATGCGGGGTGTCGGATGGATGCGATTCGTCATAGTACCTTGTGCTATGCCGGCGTGAGTGACCTTTGTGTCTATCGTCCACTACGGGTGGGGGTGATGTTGTCAGGGGGCGAATTGCTGACACCTGGCGCACCACCGCGCCTTGGAAGCAGTTACGAGTGTCATCGAGCTCTGTTGCAACCGATTTTGGAGCAGTTAGGCTGTCAGTGCACATTTGTCGGTCCGGTCGCTGATCAGCCTCAACAGATCCATAACACGGTTGAGCAATTGGCTCAGCACCACGACCTCATTGTCACCAGTGGCGGTGTGTCGATGGGCAAGTATGATTTTGTTCGACCGTTGCTGCAACAGCAGGAGTTTGAGTTGGTGGTTGATCGGACGAAAATTAAACCGGGCAGCCCGTTGCTGGCGGCCAAGCGTGGTGAGCAATTGTTTGTGGCCATGCCGGGTTACCCGGCAGCGTTTCTGGTCAATCTGTTTTTATATCTCGTGCCGGTGATAAAACGACTGGCTGGTTGGCAACATTATGCCACCGTCTGGCGGGACGAAGTTTTAGATGCCCCATTGCGTGGGCGGATCGGGCGCAGTGATCTGATTCGTATTGAAAAACGCGCCGAAAAAGTGGCTCCTCTGGCGGATCAACTTACCTCGCATTATTGCGGATTCGCTCGGGCCGAGGGCTTGGCCTGGCTCGATGAAACCCGGTCCCATGCCACAGCAGGTGAAACGGTGGCAGTGTGTTGGTTTCACTCGCTGGTCAATGATGGAGGGCCGTGA
- a CDS encoding molybdopterin-binding protein, which yields MSIIRVGYFCYRVLMEKLPVEKAIGRSLAHDLTEVNPYYRRKCVAFCRGHVISEQDLEVLKQMGKRHLYVGPVDTGQIHEDQVALTLAPYLAGPGIGHDRVTKEGKVNFRALDAGLFRVDIERLTDLNRMEVPSMPTIHDRFPVVEGKVVAAFRIIPLTCSESVFERMKGVAETPLIWLDPYVIQRAAIVVTGSEVYSGAVEDRFVPRLRYKLQQLGVETTFSTVVPDDRCAIAEAVRKAEQVAELVLVTGGTSVDPDDVTFQAMADVGVTFQRRGNPVQPGNHMSLGRKSDRVYCSVPAAALHFQTTALDLFLPRLLTGDMPTDEELASAGHGGLCHFCEPCVYPVCPFGRF from the coding sequence ATGAGCATCATTCGAGTGGGTTATTTTTGCTATCGAGTCCTTATGGAAAAGCTGCCTGTAGAAAAAGCGATTGGTCGTTCTTTGGCCCATGATTTAACCGAAGTTAATCCGTACTATCGGCGGAAGTGCGTGGCGTTTTGCCGTGGACATGTGATCAGCGAGCAGGATCTCGAGGTGCTCAAACAGATGGGCAAACGCCATCTTTATGTCGGACCCGTCGACACGGGACAGATTCATGAAGACCAGGTCGCCTTGACCTTGGCACCTTATCTGGCTGGGCCGGGAATCGGACATGACCGGGTCACCAAAGAGGGCAAGGTGAATTTTCGGGCACTGGATGCCGGATTGTTCCGCGTTGATATCGAGCGGTTGACAGATTTGAACCGGATGGAAGTGCCTTCCATGCCGACGATTCATGACCGTTTTCCTGTCGTGGAAGGAAAAGTCGTGGCGGCTTTTCGCATTATTCCACTGACGTGCAGTGAGAGTGTTTTTGAACGGATGAAGGGCGTTGCCGAAACGCCCCTGATCTGGCTCGACCCGTATGTCATTCAGCGCGCGGCAATTGTCGTGACCGGCTCCGAGGTTTATTCGGGAGCTGTTGAAGATCGCTTTGTTCCGCGGTTGCGCTATAAGCTGCAACAGTTGGGTGTTGAAACAACCTTTTCAACCGTTGTTCCTGATGATCGGTGCGCCATTGCAGAAGCCGTGAGGAAAGCGGAGCAGGTTGCGGAGCTGGTGCTGGTCACTGGCGGTACTTCGGTGGATCCGGATGATGTGACATTTCAAGCCATGGCCGATGTGGGAGTCACGTTTCAACGCCGAGGCAATCCAGTGCAACCGGGTAATCATATGAGCCTTGGTCGTAAATCGGATCGTGTTTATTGTTCCGTTCCTGCGGCGGCGTTGCATTTCCAGACCACCGCACTGGATCTTTTTCTGCCGAGATTGCTGACCGGCGACATGCCAACTGATGAGGAGCTGGCCAGTGCCGGTCATGGTGGGCTGTGTCATTTCTGTGAACCCTGCGTGTACCCTGTGTGCCCCTTTGGCCGTTTTTAG